A genomic stretch from Amycolatopsis sp. 195334CR includes:
- a CDS encoding glycoside hydrolase family 16 protein produces the protein MSVRNLPRKRRSGRLAAGLLAVVAGASLAVAAPAGGSPAPPEAPPAAAAVTFADEFNLPAGTPVDGSKWQLETGDNVNNHERQYYTNSTSNAVHDGQGNLVITARRENPANYQCWYGRCEYTSARLNTAGRFTQAYGRFEARIKMSHGQGMWPAFWMLGNNMGSVGWPEAGEIDIMENVGFEPSTVHGTLHGPGYSGAGGIGAGYSIGGRFTDAFHTFAIDWAPNRITWSVDGNVYQTRTPADLNGNRWVFDHPFFMILNLAVGGYWPGDPNSSTPFPNQLLVDYVRVTNDGGGGSGGQITGLGGKCLDVAGANTANGTPVQITDCNGNAAQNWTISGDGSIRALGKCLDVSGGSTADGAVVQLWDCNGTGAQRWATPAAKDIVNIAANKCLDVVGGNAANGSRTQIWTCTGAANQKWNIPA, from the coding sequence ATGTCCGTTCGAAACCTCCCCCGCAAACGCAGATCCGGCCGGCTGGCCGCGGGCCTGCTCGCCGTCGTGGCGGGCGCCAGCCTGGCGGTCGCCGCCCCGGCCGGCGGCAGCCCGGCCCCGCCCGAAGCCCCGCCGGCGGCCGCGGCGGTGACCTTCGCCGACGAGTTCAACCTCCCGGCGGGCACCCCGGTCGACGGCAGCAAGTGGCAGCTGGAAACCGGCGACAACGTCAACAACCACGAACGGCAGTACTACACGAACAGCACCAGCAACGCCGTCCACGACGGCCAGGGCAACCTGGTGATCACCGCCCGCCGCGAGAACCCGGCGAACTACCAGTGCTGGTACGGCCGGTGCGAGTACACCTCGGCGCGGTTGAACACCGCGGGCCGGTTCACCCAGGCCTACGGCCGCTTCGAGGCCCGCATCAAGATGTCCCACGGCCAGGGCATGTGGCCCGCGTTCTGGATGCTGGGCAACAACATGGGCAGCGTCGGCTGGCCCGAGGCCGGCGAGATCGACATCATGGAGAACGTCGGTTTCGAGCCCTCCACCGTGCACGGCACGCTGCACGGCCCTGGTTACTCGGGCGCGGGCGGCATCGGCGCCGGGTACTCCATCGGGGGCCGGTTCACCGACGCCTTCCACACCTTCGCCATCGACTGGGCGCCGAACCGGATCACCTGGTCAGTCGACGGCAACGTGTACCAGACCCGCACGCCCGCCGACCTCAACGGCAACCGCTGGGTGTTCGACCACCCGTTCTTCATGATCCTGAACCTGGCCGTCGGCGGGTACTGGCCCGGCGACCCGAACAGCAGCACGCCCTTCCCGAACCAGCTGCTGGTCGACTACGTCCGGGTGACCAACGACGGCGGCGGTGGCTCGGGCGGTCAGATCACCGGCCTCGGCGGCAAGTGCCTCGACGTGGCCGGCGCGAACACCGCCAACGGCACCCCGGTCCAGATCACCGACTGCAACGGCAACGCCGCCCAGAACTGGACGATCTCCGGTGACGGCAGCATCCGCGCGCTCGGCAAGTGCCTCGACGTCTCCGGCGGGTCGACCGCGGACGGCGCGGTGGTGCAGTTGTGGGACTGCAACGGCACCGGCGCGCAGCGGTGGGCCACCCCGGCGGCGAAGGACATCGTGAACATCGCCGCGAACAAGTGCCTCGACGTGGTCGGCGGCAACGCGGCCAACGGGTCCAGGACGCAGATCTGGACCTGCACCGGCGCGGCCAACCAGAAATGGAACATTCCCGCCTGA
- a CDS encoding sensor histidine kinase: protein MRRLLSWVRAHPVVTDWLIIGLLVLVSLPAVVLSPYADWPVRVLSALFVLPVPFRRTHPVPATAFGLAVFAAQIAFTGSRDALLPANLALVALVYALAVYGPRRALWPLAGVAVVLSALWSLKLGGLSTGTPVLFGVLLVCLIATLAVADGVSVRTQQVAEARDRAREAQEKRDALARAAVAEERARIAREMHDVVAHAVSTMVMQSEGARLLGRQDPDAVDEALKAISGTGREAIGELRRVLGVLRENETGASTEPQPDAGALAGLAEQTRTAGVATSLDVFGNADGVPPGAAMTVHRVVQEALTNVLRYAPSGARCAVTVDFGKPGEGREIRVSVANDGGYGVTRAHPVGGGGYGVLGMRERVAMFGGELTAEPAGDGGFLVTARLPLEDR, encoded by the coding sequence GTGCGGAGGCTGCTGTCCTGGGTACGGGCTCACCCGGTGGTGACCGACTGGCTCATCATCGGGCTGCTCGTGCTGGTGTCCCTGCCCGCGGTGGTGCTCTCGCCGTACGCCGACTGGCCGGTGCGGGTGCTCAGCGCGCTGTTCGTGCTGCCGGTGCCGTTCCGCCGCACGCACCCGGTGCCCGCCACCGCGTTCGGGCTGGCCGTGTTCGCCGCGCAGATCGCGTTCACCGGTTCCCGCGACGCGCTGCTCCCGGCGAACCTGGCGCTGGTGGCGCTGGTCTACGCGCTGGCGGTGTACGGGCCGCGCCGCGCGCTGTGGCCGCTGGCCGGGGTGGCCGTGGTGCTGTCCGCGCTGTGGTCGCTCAAGCTCGGCGGCCTCAGCACCGGCACCCCGGTCCTGTTCGGCGTGCTGCTGGTGTGCCTGATCGCCACGCTCGCCGTCGCGGACGGCGTGAGCGTGCGGACGCAGCAGGTCGCCGAGGCCCGCGACCGCGCGCGGGAAGCGCAGGAGAAGCGGGACGCGCTGGCCAGGGCGGCGGTGGCCGAGGAGCGGGCCAGGATCGCCCGCGAGATGCACGACGTGGTGGCGCACGCGGTGAGCACCATGGTGATGCAGTCCGAGGGCGCCCGGTTGCTCGGCAGGCAGGACCCGGACGCGGTCGACGAGGCGCTGAAGGCGATCAGCGGTACCGGCCGCGAGGCCATCGGCGAACTCCGGCGCGTGCTCGGCGTGCTGCGGGAGAACGAAACCGGGGCGAGCACCGAACCGCAGCCGGACGCCGGGGCACTCGCCGGACTCGCCGAGCAGACCAGGACGGCCGGGGTGGCGACGAGCCTCGACGTGTTCGGCAACGCGGACGGCGTGCCGCCGGGCGCGGCGATGACCGTGCACCGCGTCGTGCAGGAGGCGCTGACCAACGTGCTGCGGTACGCGCCCTCCGGCGCGCGCTGCGCGGTGACCGTGGACTTCGGGAAACCCGGTGAGGGCCGCGAGATCCGGGTTTCGGTGGCCAACGACGGCGGGTACGGGGTCACCAGGGCGCATCCGGTGGGCGGTGGCGGCTACGGTGTGCTCGGGATGCGGGAACGAGTGGCGATGTTCGGCGGCGAGCTCACCGCGGAACCGGCCGGGGACGGCGGGTTCCTGGTCACCGCGCGCCTGCCGTTGGAGGACCGTTGA
- a CDS encoding ATP-binding cassette domain-containing protein produces the protein MIETTGLTKRYGPKKAVDDLSFTVRPGRVTGFLGPNGAGKSTTMRIILGLDRPERGRALVEGRPYRELRHPLRTVGALLDARWVHPQRSAIKHLEWLAAANGIPRARAAEVLDTVGLTEVAHKRAGGFSLGMSQRLGIATAILGDPGVLLFDEPVNGLDPEGVLWVRKFLHRLAGEGRTVLVSSHLLAEMALTAQDLVVIGRGRLIAECGTDEFIARAADNVVRVRSPRTDLLGAVLGTERALYSRDGDALLVSGMDSARLGELAFDNGIALHELSPQRGSLEEAFLRLTGDAVEYQAV, from the coding sequence ATGATCGAGACCACCGGGCTGACCAAGCGGTACGGCCCGAAGAAGGCGGTGGACGACCTGTCGTTCACCGTGCGGCCCGGCCGGGTGACCGGGTTCCTCGGCCCCAACGGCGCGGGCAAGTCCACCACCATGCGCATCATCCTCGGGCTCGACCGGCCCGAGCGGGGCCGGGCACTGGTCGAAGGGCGCCCCTACCGGGAACTCCGGCACCCCCTGCGCACGGTCGGCGCCCTGCTCGACGCGCGCTGGGTGCACCCGCAGCGCTCGGCGATCAAGCACCTGGAGTGGCTCGCCGCGGCCAACGGGATCCCGCGCGCCCGCGCGGCGGAGGTGCTGGACACGGTCGGGCTGACCGAGGTTGCCCACAAGCGCGCGGGCGGGTTCTCGCTGGGCATGTCGCAACGGCTGGGCATCGCCACCGCGATCCTCGGCGATCCCGGCGTCCTCCTGTTCGACGAGCCGGTGAACGGGCTCGACCCCGAGGGCGTGCTGTGGGTGCGCAAGTTCCTGCACCGCCTGGCCGGCGAGGGCCGCACCGTGCTGGTGTCCAGCCACCTGCTCGCCGAGATGGCGCTGACCGCGCAGGACCTGGTGGTGATCGGCCGGGGCAGGCTGATCGCCGAATGTGGCACCGACGAGTTCATCGCCCGCGCCGCGGACAACGTGGTGCGCGTGCGCAGCCCGCGCACCGATCTGCTCGGCGCCGTGCTCGGTACCGAGCGCGCGCTGTACTCCCGGGACGGTGACGCCCTGCTGGTGTCCGGAATGGACAGTGCAAGACTCGGCGAACTGGCCTTCGACAACGGGATCGCCCTGCACGAGCTGAGCCCGCAGCGCGGCTCGCTGGAAGAGGCGTTCCTCCGGCTGACCGGCGACGCGGTCGAATACCAGGCGGTGTGA
- a CDS encoding SGNH/GDSL hydrolase family protein, translated as MTSWIRRGTVLAATGLLLLTAAPGASTAPEGRAGPAWTGSWTTGVTVASPGTGLTGFTDTTLRQVVHLSVGGSELRLRLSNVFGTSTLQIGAATVAVQHAEGGSRVDEDTLRQVRFGGERSTTIPIGAEWVSDPIDLTVPDGANLTVSLHLPGPTGPLTQHRSAFATNWTTPGNETAAEGTGFTPLGTSWYLLDGVDVRTVSAGSAVFFGDSITDGAITTVDRNYRYPDRVAERVLAKPERAEYGVLNTGIGGARLLTDQGPAGQSAMTRFDRDVSGQSGVRAVVLLLGINDIGGTRGAVLAEDLISVHRQFIARAKSLGLKVYGATLLPFEGAGYYTTEGEADRQALNKFIRTSGEYDGVIDFDRATGDPAQPTRLHPAYDSGDHLHPNDAGMDAMAAVVPVDRLVR; from the coding sequence ATGACGTCCTGGATCCGCCGCGGCACGGTTCTCGCCGCCACCGGCCTGCTCCTGCTGACCGCCGCGCCCGGCGCCTCCACCGCGCCGGAAGGCCGCGCGGGCCCGGCCTGGACCGGCTCCTGGACCACCGGGGTCACCGTCGCTTCGCCCGGCACCGGGCTGACCGGGTTCACCGACACCACGCTGCGCCAGGTGGTGCACCTCTCGGTCGGCGGCAGTGAGCTGCGGCTGCGGTTGTCGAACGTGTTCGGCACCTCCACGCTGCAGATCGGCGCCGCCACGGTCGCCGTGCAGCACGCCGAGGGCGGTTCGCGGGTGGACGAGGACACGCTGCGGCAGGTGCGCTTCGGCGGCGAACGCTCGACCACCATCCCGATCGGCGCGGAATGGGTGTCCGATCCGATCGACCTGACCGTGCCGGACGGCGCGAACCTGACCGTGTCGCTGCACCTGCCGGGGCCGACCGGGCCGCTCACCCAGCACCGGTCGGCGTTCGCCACGAACTGGACCACGCCCGGCAACGAGACCGCCGCCGAGGGCACCGGATTCACCCCATTGGGTACTTCCTGGTACCTGCTCGACGGCGTGGACGTGCGGACGGTGAGCGCGGGCTCGGCGGTGTTCTTCGGTGACTCGATCACCGACGGCGCGATCACCACGGTCGACCGCAACTACCGCTATCCCGACCGGGTCGCCGAGCGCGTGCTGGCGAAACCGGAGCGCGCCGAGTACGGCGTGCTCAACACCGGCATCGGCGGCGCGCGGCTGCTCACCGACCAGGGCCCGGCCGGGCAGAGCGCGATGACGCGGTTCGACCGCGACGTCAGCGGCCAGAGCGGGGTGCGCGCGGTGGTGCTGCTGCTGGGCATCAACGACATCGGCGGCACGCGGGGCGCGGTGCTCGCCGAGGACCTGATCTCGGTGCACCGCCAGTTCATCGCGCGGGCGAAGTCGCTGGGGCTGAAGGTGTACGGCGCGACGCTGCTGCCGTTCGAGGGCGCCGGGTACTACACCACGGAGGGCGAGGCGGACCGGCAGGCGCTGAACAAGTTCATCCGCACCTCGGGCGAGTACGACGGGGTGATCGACTTCGACCGGGCCACCGGCGATCCGGCGCAGCCCACCCGGCTGCACCCGGCCTACGACTCCGGCGACCACCTGCACCCCAACGACGCGGGCATGGACGCGATGGCCGCGGTCGTGCCGGTCGACCGCCTGGTCCGCTAA
- a CDS encoding universal stress protein → MDADARILIGFDGTPTAEHAIREAAALLGARRALVVTVWEPGQAFSPVNLPISGLEGAPVTVDIRTGLAVDQAAYESARVLARAGARLAVEHGFDATGHAVADDVTVADTLVRLAAETGAAAVVVGSHRHGGLSKLLLGSTSSAVVERAGCPVVVVRGE, encoded by the coding sequence ATGGACGCCGACGCCCGGATCCTGATCGGTTTCGACGGCACGCCCACCGCGGAGCACGCGATCCGCGAGGCGGCCGCGCTCCTCGGCGCCCGGCGGGCGCTGGTGGTCACCGTCTGGGAGCCGGGGCAGGCGTTCTCCCCGGTGAACCTGCCGATCAGCGGGCTCGAGGGCGCGCCGGTCACGGTCGACATCCGCACCGGGCTCGCGGTCGACCAGGCCGCCTACGAATCCGCGCGGGTGCTGGCCCGCGCGGGCGCGCGGCTGGCCGTGGAGCACGGGTTCGACGCCACCGGGCACGCGGTCGCCGACGACGTGACCGTCGCGGACACCCTGGTGCGCCTGGCCGCGGAAACCGGTGCGGCCGCCGTGGTGGTCGGCTCGCACCGGCACGGCGGGCTCAGCAAACTGCTGCTCGGCAGCACCTCGTCGGCCGTGGTCGAACGGGCGGGCTGCCCGGTCGTGGTCGTCCGCGGCGAATGA
- a CDS encoding DnaJ domain-containing protein gives MARSQEVRQTVQGVDYYELLGVSESASATEIKSAYRALAKAMHPDAGGTSDSFRQLREAYETLADPERRAEYDFGEPWEPEEAPEPVPPPRYRRWEYEDEYEPVCPHFDPEEIPWWPLVEAPGDRLPREGRGHAPWALVAAGGLALCLPILLPLDVTTPVVVTWVVLAAMVSAACAWLARGYAADVKAEKELTAEFGDGAVFGRTGEDPDQIGERLTAELLDRYLRKLPGLRVFHSLAWPGSVFADTDHAVLSGRRLVLIESKVWPPGHYALDELGELTRNGNRFRGGGTKLPEAIAAFQDLLPEVEVRGAMVLYPNRPGRITTEDDDWIAPPMTPEQFVWEIGDWLAEKPAALDPATFRALRAQVV, from the coding sequence TTGGCGCGATCGCAGGAGGTGCGCCAGACCGTGCAAGGGGTCGACTACTACGAGCTGCTCGGGGTGTCCGAGAGCGCGTCGGCGACGGAGATCAAGTCGGCCTACCGCGCGCTGGCCAAGGCCATGCACCCGGACGCCGGTGGTACCTCGGACTCGTTCCGCCAGCTGCGCGAGGCCTACGAGACGCTGGCGGACCCGGAACGCCGCGCGGAGTACGACTTCGGCGAGCCGTGGGAGCCCGAGGAGGCCCCCGAACCGGTGCCGCCGCCGCGGTACCGGCGCTGGGAGTACGAGGACGAGTACGAACCGGTCTGCCCGCACTTCGATCCCGAGGAGATCCCGTGGTGGCCACTGGTGGAGGCACCCGGTGACCGGCTGCCCCGCGAGGGCCGGGGGCACGCGCCGTGGGCACTGGTCGCGGCCGGGGGACTGGCGCTGTGCCTGCCGATCCTGCTGCCGCTGGACGTCACCACGCCGGTGGTGGTGACCTGGGTGGTGCTCGCCGCCATGGTCAGCGCCGCCTGCGCCTGGCTGGCCAGGGGGTACGCCGCCGACGTCAAGGCGGAGAAGGAGCTGACCGCCGAGTTCGGCGACGGCGCGGTGTTCGGCCGCACCGGCGAGGACCCCGACCAGATCGGCGAGCGGCTCACCGCCGAACTGCTGGACCGCTACCTGAGAAAGCTCCCCGGCCTGCGGGTGTTCCACAGCCTGGCGTGGCCGGGTTCGGTGTTCGCGGACACCGACCACGCGGTGCTCTCCGGCAGGCGGCTGGTGCTGATCGAGTCGAAGGTGTGGCCGCCGGGGCACTACGCGCTCGACGAGCTGGGCGAGCTGACCCGCAACGGCAACCGCTTCCGGGGTGGCGGCACCAAACTGCCCGAGGCGATCGCGGCCTTCCAGGACCTGCTGCCCGAGGTCGAGGTGCGCGGCGCGATGGTGCTCTACCCGAACCGCCCCGGCCGGATCACCACCGAGGACGATGACTGGATCGCGCCGCCGATGACCCCGGAGCAGTTCGTCTGGGAGATCGGCGACTGGCTGGCGGAGAAGCCCGCCGCACTGGACCCGGCGACCTTCCGCGCGCTCCGGGCACAGGTGGTCTAG
- a CDS encoding pyridoxal-phosphate dependent enzyme — MQRLRDDLLGEHRVSVLLKREDRFPGNKWRKLKGNIEAARERGAVLTFGGAYSNHIRAVATAGRRYGLRTIGLIRGEEHLPLNETLAHATECGMELHYLDRTTYRARNEPDFLAGLPARFGSFHLIPEGGSNALGVRGCTEIVEEIDEPYDVVCCACGTGGMLAGMAYALPAGRRAVGFSVLKGGEFLNDDVARLQREAFGHPTDNWSIELGYHFGGYAKQPAPLTEFARDFEARHGLRPDPVYEAKMLAGLFDLVRRGRFAPGTRIVAVIAG, encoded by the coding sequence GTGCAGCGACTCCGCGACGACCTGCTCGGCGAGCACCGGGTGAGTGTTCTCCTCAAGCGCGAGGACCGCTTCCCCGGCAACAAGTGGCGCAAGCTCAAGGGGAACATCGAAGCCGCGCGCGAGCGTGGCGCGGTGCTCACCTTCGGCGGCGCGTACTCCAACCACATCCGCGCGGTCGCCACCGCGGGCCGCCGGTACGGGCTGCGGACGATCGGGCTGATCCGCGGTGAGGAACACCTGCCGCTGAACGAAACCCTGGCCCACGCGACCGAGTGCGGGATGGAACTGCACTACCTCGACCGGACCACCTACCGGGCCAGGAACGAGCCGGACTTCCTCGCCGGGCTGCCCGCTCGGTTCGGTTCGTTCCACCTGATCCCGGAGGGCGGCAGCAACGCGCTCGGCGTCCGCGGCTGCACCGAGATCGTCGAGGAGATCGACGAGCCGTACGACGTGGTCTGCTGCGCGTGCGGAACCGGCGGCATGCTGGCCGGGATGGCGTACGCGCTGCCCGCCGGTCGCCGGGCGGTCGGCTTCTCCGTGCTCAAGGGCGGCGAGTTCCTCAACGACGACGTCGCCCGGCTCCAGCGCGAGGCCTTCGGGCACCCCACGGACAACTGGAGCATCGAACTCGGCTACCACTTCGGCGGTTACGCCAAGCAGCCCGCGCCACTGACCGAGTTCGCCCGCGACTTCGAGGCGCGGCACGGACTCCGGCCGGACCCGGTGTACGAAGCCAAGATGCTGGCCGGTCTCTTCGACCTGGTCCGGCGGGGCCGGTTCGCCCCGGGAACCCGGATCGTCGCGGTGATCGCGGGTTAG
- a CDS encoding TetR/AcrR family transcriptional regulator: protein MDTRTSILVAAAELLAASPVSDVSTRAVCEAAGVGAPTLYRHFGDKEGLLSAVVDYGFEQYLAGKRAAKASADPVKDLRDGWDSHVAFAVRNPAFYRLMHSPAVTTPPDAAAEALRLLTEVLERCAAAGRLRVPPPIAAQMVMSANVGFALMLLTQPDSYDAATSTRVRDAIHAAILADAPVTANGPAAAATQLAALLPESTSDSLSAAETAVLREWLARLA from the coding sequence GTGGACACGCGAACGTCGATACTGGTGGCGGCGGCCGAGTTGCTGGCGGCCTCGCCGGTGTCCGATGTGTCCACTCGCGCCGTCTGCGAGGCGGCCGGGGTCGGCGCACCCACGCTGTACCGCCATTTCGGCGACAAGGAAGGCCTCCTTTCGGCCGTTGTGGACTACGGCTTCGAGCAGTACCTGGCCGGGAAGCGGGCCGCGAAGGCGTCCGCCGACCCGGTCAAGGACCTGCGCGACGGCTGGGACAGCCACGTCGCCTTCGCCGTGCGGAACCCGGCGTTCTACCGGCTGATGCACTCGCCCGCGGTGACCACTCCCCCGGACGCGGCGGCCGAAGCGCTGCGCCTGCTCACCGAGGTCCTCGAGCGCTGCGCGGCCGCCGGTCGCCTGCGCGTGCCGCCGCCCATCGCCGCGCAGATGGTCATGTCGGCCAACGTCGGCTTCGCGCTGATGCTGCTCACCCAGCCGGATTCGTACGACGCCGCGACCTCGACCAGGGTCCGCGACGCCATCCACGCCGCCATCCTGGCCGACGCCCCGGTGACCGCGAACGGCCCCGCCGCCGCGGCCACCCAGCTCGCCGCCCTGCTCCCGGAGTCCACTTCGGACTCGCTGTCGGCCGCCGAGACCGCCGTGCTCCGCGAATGGCTGGCCCGCCTGGCCTGA
- a CDS encoding aminotransferase class IV, translating into MSDRRRWTWAGGLVPTEVPSTDALVVDSFLLDRGAVRGLRRHRARFTRGATTLARVNESSVDRFWAAMVAELPVRGLWFPRVEAHADGSLVFWLRPAPPARPETRLWIPPDPVVRQHPRIKGPDLPLLTGLRDQAGETGADDVLLLDGSGCVLEAGHAALLWWRGEHLCAPARDLPVLPSVTVAELGIPLSEEYALPADLEGTEVWAVNALHGISPVTGWTGAEGPALAPVDTARLDRFRTALATAPIYVG; encoded by the coding sequence ATGAGCGATCGCCGCCGGTGGACTTGGGCCGGCGGCCTGGTGCCCACCGAAGTTCCGTCGACGGACGCTCTGGTGGTCGACTCCTTCCTGCTCGACCGCGGCGCGGTGCGCGGCCTGCGCCGCCACCGCGCCCGGTTCACCCGCGGGGCCACCACACTGGCCAGGGTCAACGAGTCCTCTGTGGACAGATTCTGGGCGGCGATGGTGGCCGAACTCCCGGTGCGGGGACTGTGGTTCCCGCGGGTGGAGGCGCACGCCGACGGTTCGCTGGTGTTCTGGCTGCGCCCCGCTCCCCCGGCCCGTCCCGAGACCCGGCTGTGGATCCCGCCCGACCCGGTGGTCCGGCAGCACCCCCGCATCAAGGGCCCCGACCTGCCACTGCTCACCGGACTCCGCGACCAGGCCGGGGAAACGGGCGCGGACGACGTGCTCCTGCTCGACGGGTCTGGCTGCGTGCTGGAGGCCGGGCACGCCGCGCTGCTGTGGTGGCGCGGGGAGCACCTCTGCGCGCCCGCGCGCGATCTGCCCGTGCTGCCTTCGGTGACCGTGGCCGAACTCGGGATTCCGCTGAGTGAGGAGTACGCGCTGCCCGCCGACCTCGAGGGCACCGAGGTCTGGGCGGTCAACGCCCTGCACGGGATCAGCCCGGTCACCGGCTGGACCGGCGCCGAGGGGCCGGCGCTCGCGCCGGTGGACACCGCCCGGCTCGACCGGTTCCGCACCGCACTTGCCACCGCGCCGATCTATGTGGGATGA
- a CDS encoding response regulator transcription factor — protein MNHRVLICDDQALMRGGLRMVVSSAPDLTVAGEAENGQRAVDLAAELRPDLVLMDVRMPVLDGVRATELICAADAEVKVLMLTTFDLDEYVLAATRAGAGGFLLKDASGEEMLVAMRAVLRGDRVLAPSVIDRMMARELTGPPRRDPDPRVSRLTGREREVLVLVARGLNNAEIAGRLFISVTTVKTHLTRILAKLELRDRLQAVVFAHDNGLAGPAGPAATNLTPGSGGSATKK, from the coding sequence TTGAACCACCGCGTGCTCATCTGCGACGACCAGGCGCTCATGCGCGGCGGCCTGCGCATGGTGGTCTCCAGCGCACCCGACCTGACCGTGGCCGGCGAGGCGGAGAACGGGCAGCGGGCGGTGGACCTGGCCGCCGAGCTGCGGCCGGACCTGGTGCTGATGGACGTGCGCATGCCGGTGCTCGACGGCGTCCGCGCCACCGAGCTGATCTGCGCCGCCGACGCGGAGGTCAAGGTGCTCATGCTGACCACCTTCGACCTCGACGAGTACGTGCTGGCGGCGACCCGCGCCGGGGCGGGCGGGTTCCTGCTCAAGGACGCCAGCGGCGAGGAGATGCTGGTGGCCATGCGCGCGGTGCTGCGGGGTGACCGCGTGCTCGCGCCCTCGGTGATCGACCGGATGATGGCGCGCGAGCTGACCGGGCCGCCGCGGCGCGACCCCGATCCGCGGGTCTCCCGGCTGACCGGCCGCGAACGCGAGGTGCTGGTGCTCGTCGCGCGCGGGCTGAACAACGCCGAGATCGCCGGGCGCCTGTTCATCAGCGTCACCACGGTGAAGACGCACCTGACCCGGATACTGGCGAAGCTGGAGCTGCGCGACCGGCTGCAGGCGGTGGTCTTCGCCCACGACAACGGTCTTGCCGGGCCTGCCGGGCCCGCTGCGACCAACCTCACACCGGGCAGTGGTGGGTCGGCCACAAAGAAATGA
- a CDS encoding Ku protein, producing MRAMWKGSVSFGLVTIPIHLYAATENKNVSLRQVHEEDGGRIQYKRFCTIDGKEVPYSEIAKGYELDDGEMVVITDSDLAELPLSTSKSIDVLEFVPLESIDPIYFDRTYYLEPQKAMAKPYVLLRDALHKSGHVAIAKVAVRQRESLALLRVIGDVLVMTTMLWPDEVRSADFGFLNEEAPQIRDQELAMAGSLIDSLSEPVFEQEKYRDRYREALEALIEAKAAGKETTAVAVPAEDGEVVDLMAALQASVSEAKKSRKTETAAETTEKPKRKPAAKKKSA from the coding sequence ATGCGCGCGATGTGGAAGGGCTCGGTGTCCTTCGGGCTGGTCACCATCCCGATCCATCTGTACGCGGCCACGGAGAACAAGAACGTCTCGCTCCGGCAGGTGCACGAAGAGGACGGCGGCCGCATCCAGTACAAGCGGTTCTGCACGATCGACGGCAAAGAGGTGCCCTACAGCGAGATCGCCAAGGGCTACGAGCTCGACGACGGCGAGATGGTGGTGATCACCGACAGCGACCTCGCCGAGCTGCCACTGTCCACTTCGAAGTCGATCGACGTGCTGGAGTTCGTGCCGCTGGAGTCGATCGACCCGATCTACTTCGACCGCACCTACTACCTCGAGCCGCAGAAGGCGATGGCCAAGCCGTACGTGCTGCTGCGCGACGCGCTGCACAAGTCGGGCCACGTGGCGATCGCCAAGGTGGCCGTGCGCCAGCGCGAATCGCTGGCGCTGCTGCGGGTGATCGGCGACGTGCTGGTGATGACCACCATGCTGTGGCCGGACGAGGTGCGCTCGGCGGACTTCGGCTTCCTGAACGAGGAGGCACCGCAGATCCGCGACCAGGAGCTGGCGATGGCCGGTTCGCTGATCGACTCGCTGTCCGAGCCGGTGTTCGAGCAGGAGAAGTACCGCGACCGCTACCGCGAGGCGCTCGAAGCGCTGATCGAGGCGAAGGCCGCGGGCAAGGAGACCACCGCGGTGGCCGTGCCCGCCGAGGACGGCGAGGTGGTCGACCTGATGGCCGCGCTGCAGGCCAGCGTCAGCGAGGCGAAGAAGAGCCGGAAGACCGAAACCGCGGCGGAGACCACCGAGAAGCCCAAGCGCAAGCCGGCGGCGAAGAAGAAGAGCGCCTGA